Proteins found in one Mytilus edulis chromosome 2, xbMytEdul2.2, whole genome shotgun sequence genomic segment:
- the LOC139510962 gene encoding uncharacterized protein yields the protein MDSKLKAVRAGHKSAVKRLLRKTEDDSNLDNEESAELLETLIQKQKIISALDEDIMNSLKEEDIEEEILNADEYKFFLNTKIRHLRKTFANKLCTDNDIPPHDHGLPSHTFENINQHSSVPYTTQMYPVQQPSNQNHHLPKLTLPMFNGEILTWQTFWDSFESSVHYNVTLTDVQKFSYLKSQLVNDAARTIDGLPLTNSNYMEAIKLLKERFGQSHKITNAYMQAMLELRAPQNNLLSLRGYYDKLEAYIRGLESLGRSGESYGALLIPIILNKLPSEIRQHLARENGSDNWELIDLRRGILKEITIIEAGQRSSSFMDSMQPTTMTASFLTCANRKCEPSKVVTFDNRERQTQNIRQKPCIFCQNLHDPAKCPNVTDHDTRLSIVKEKKLCFNCLGSHRSVDCKSKFRCRQCHQKHHTSLCHGNTCTNDQQMSVNAVVDDSENTLIAASFHSSEEKSRSNVLLKTAVAPVGGNRYVDTHILFDEGAQRSFVTEELASKIDLEILGTETIHLSAFESTDSKVRHLSRARVYVESINRTKIPVEVLVVPNIASPLSNYIGNGIREFKYLKGLRLAHPFTEDNSSFEISLLIGADFYWDFVEDTILRGNGPTAVKSKLGYLLSGPIPTSYRQQSNVGMYNILTSHKPEELNLERFWELESLGVDSNTTDVETVDYMETNQKSAIEFRENKYIAKFPWKPDHEPLPTNVFVTKRRTENVIRKLSQDPEMLKVYGQIIKDQERRGFIEKVKDPDISKGIVHYIPHHPVKKK from the coding sequence ATGGACAGCAAGCTAAAAGCAGTCAGAGCTGGTCACAAAAGTGCAGTAAAGAGACTTTTACGGAAAACGGAAGATGATTCAAACTTGGACAATGAAGAAAGTGCTGAACTTTTAGAAACATTAattcaaaaacagaaaattattaGTGCATTGGACGAAGATATTATGAATTCTTTAAAGGAGGAGGACATCGAGGAAGAAATTCTAAATGCAGATGAGTACAAATTCTTTTTGAACACCAAAATACGACATTTACGGAAAACATTCGCAAACAAATTATGTACTGATAATGATATCCCACCGCATGATCACGGATTACCTTCTCACACTTTTGAAAACATTAATCAACACAGTTCTGTTCCGTACACAACACAAATGTATCCCGTTCAGCAACCTAGCAACCAAAATCACCATTTGCCGAAACTTACACTACCCATGTTCAACGGAGAAATTCTGACTTGGCAAACATTTTGGGACTCTTTTGAATCTTCCGTCCATTACAATGTAACACTCACAGACGTACAGAAATTTAGTTATTTAAAATCCCAGCTTGTTAATGATGCTGCAAGAACTATTGACGGGTTACCGCTCACAAACTCAAATTacatggaagctattaaactTTTAAAGGAGCGTTTCGGACAATCGCATAAGATTACAAATGCTTATATGCAAGCTATGCTAGAACTTAGAGCACCACAAAACAACCTACTCAGTCTAAGGGGTTATTACGACAAGTTAGAGGCATACATAAGAGGTCTTGAATCGTTAGGCCGCTCCGGAGAATCGTATGGTGCATTACTTATTCCGATAATACTGAACAAGCTTCCGTCAGAAATACGACAACACTTAGCTCGTGAAAACGGTTCCGATAATTGGGAATTGATTGATTTGAGACGTGGAATTTTGAAAGAAATCACTATAATTGAAGCTGGACAACGTTCGTCGTCGTTTATGGATTCAATGCAGCCTACCACAATGACCGCATCGTTTTTGACATGCGCTAATAGAAAATGTGAACCGAGTAAAGTAGTTACATTCGATAACCGTGAGAGACAAACACAAAATATTCGACAAAAACCTTGCATATTCTGCCAGAATTTACATGACCCTGCAAAATGCCCAAATGTAACAGATCACGATACACGCCTATCAATCGTCAAAGAAAAGAAGTTATGTTTTAACTGTTTAGGATCACACCGTTCCGTAGATTGTAAATCGAAATTTCGCTGCCGCCAGTGCCATCAAAAGCACCACACAAGTCTTTGCCATGGAAATACATGTACTAATGATCAGCAAATGTCAGTTAATGCCGTAGTTGATGATAGCGAAAATACATTGATCGCCGCAAGTTTTCATTCGTCTGAAGAAAAATCCCGTTCGAACGTGCTTCTAAAAACTGCCGTTGCACCAGTTGGGGGAAATCGATATGTTGATACGCACATTTTGTTTGATGAAGGAGCACAGCGCTCTTTTGTTACCGAGGAGTTAGCGTCGAAAATAGATTTAGAAATACTAGGAACAGAAACCATACATTTATCGGCATTTGAAAGTACCGACAGCAAAGTCCGTCATTTGTCAAGAGCACGCGTATACGTAGAGTCGATAAATAGAACGAAAATTCCAGTTGAGGTTCTAGTAGTACCGAACATCGCCAGCCCGTTAAGCAATTACATCGGTAATGGTATACGAGAATTCAAGTACCTGAAAGGATTACGTTTAGCTCATCCGTTTACAGAAGACAACTCTTCTTTTGAAATCTCCTTGCTCATTGGAGCTGATTTCTATTGGGATTTCGTAGAGGATACAATATTAAGAGGAAATGGTCCAACCGCCGTAAAGTCAAAACTTGGTTATTTGTTGTCTGGTCCAATTCCGACGTCTTATCGTCAACAGAGTAATGTAGGTATGTACAACATATTGACATCGCACAAACCAGAGGAGTTGAATTTAGAAAGATTTTGGGAATTAGAGTCGTTAGGAGTAGATAGCAATACGACAGATGTTGAAACGGTAGACTATATGGAAACAAATCAAAAGTCAGCAATTGAATTCCGAGAAAACAAGTACATAGCAAAGTTTCCATGGAAACCAGATCACGAACCCTTGCCTACAAACGTCTTCGTTACGAAACGAAGAACAGAAAACGTCATTCGAAAATTAAGTCAAGATCCCGAAATGCTTAAGGTATATGGACAGATAATCAAGGATCAAGAACGCCGAGGATTTATTGAGAAGGTTAAGGATCCCGATATTAGTAAAGGTATTGTACATTATATCCCGCATCATCCCGTCAAGAAGAAATAA